A stretch of Linepithema humile isolate Giens D197 chromosome 3, Lhum_UNIL_v1.0, whole genome shotgun sequence DNA encodes these proteins:
- the LOC136998689 gene encoding uncharacterized protein has translation MFICYVIDISFNSILNNNAEKQLPSTSCKFQEIKTNNVKNLCFAQENDTEIQEKDTESDSDYVQSEYSSAASDSEKIEKSEQEDDIKKHFSNTQNNDSTISTGMDVSNIEGCETRQDEQTVIPTKFAGTKKYMCVFCHKMQAKIARHFELVHSKEPDVQKFKYLPKSCSETRKIIDTLRKRGNFKFNIEKQYEGQGFIPCRRARENQSKILKNYLACGNCKGHYLKSTLRHHFKKCTGRTGEKSRIVKVMGRRIEGKCLKEADERVRRLVLPVMRNDDVTRNIRYDSLLLLYANSQCKKYRHSSHHLQMIRARLRLVNRLLIAMRNINNDVTSLTSIYDPKYYDTFLDAINIVAQYDKEKDTYEKPAVASNLDTYVKYIGELLITKCIKEHDDNTKTNTKNFLKLLTVDYGASVNKTVVESQTQFRRQKITKLPTMKDIQKLRNHLLKVQKESYNNLKNKFLLSDWISLGEATLTSIQLFNRRRPGETERILISDFKNYERINENIDTFIGMCTNVFTVKRSKAKVHLKNPYLFGIPGHDKIIDKHLRAYRVMLRFAKESKTEFPDTLRGTTLRKHIATMGITLNLTDNQITDLVNFMGHHEKIHKEVYRKPVIIKDITEVSQLLEAAQGVRDAANNLIDESDSEAESDKNIEIKENEIFKDSLQQSSDNSMYKKRTKTETRTVQKKRRSEDAFVTPVKRATWTQEEKRIVLETFEKQLQTDTLITGKEMQNLISSTPCLAKRTVPQMRVWLHTQKKKLNF, from the exons ATGTTTATTTGTTACGTTATAGATATAagttttaattcaatattgaataataatgctGAAAAACAACTTCCTTCAACTTCCTgcaaatttcaagaaattaaaacaaataatgtaaaaaacttGTGCTTTGCACAAGAGAATGATACTGAAATACAAG aaaaagatactGAAAGTGATTCTGATTATGTACAAAGTGAATATTCGTCAGCTGCGAGTGACTccgagaaaatagaaaaatcagAACAGGAAGATGATATCAAAAAGCACTTTTCTAACACGCAAAATAATGATTCAACGATATCTACAGGCATGGATGTTAGTAATATTGAGGGATGTGAAACTCGGCAAGATGAACAAACAGTAATACCTACAAAATTTGCTggcacaaaaaaatatatgtgtgtgttcTGTCACAAAATGCAAGCAAAAATTGCTCGACATTTCGAATTGGTTCATTCTAAGGAACCTGACGTTCAAAAGTTCAAATATTTACCTAAAAGTTGTAGCGAAACAAGAAAGATCATCGATACTttaagaaaaagaggaaatttcaaatttaatattgaaaaacaatacGAAGGACAAGGTTTTATTCCATGTAGACGAGCAAGAGAAAATCAATCtaagattttgaaaaattatttggcaTGTGGAAATTGCAAGggtcattatttaaaatcgacATTAAGACAtcatttcaaaaaatgtacagGTCGGACAGGAGAAAAAAGTCGCATTGTTAAAGTAATGGGTCGAAGAATAGAAGGCAAATGTCTCAAAGAAGCTGATGAAAGAGTACGACGATTAGTCTTACCAGTAATGAGAAATGATGACGTAACGCGCAATATTCGTTATGATAGTTTGTTGTTATTGTATGCGAATTCCCagtgcaaaaaatatagacACTCATCGCATCATTTACAAATGATTCGAGCTCGATTGCGGCTTGTAAATCGTCTATTGATAGCgatgagaaatattaataatgatgtaaCGTCTTTGACTTCTATTTATGACCCAAAATATTACGATACTTTTTTAGatgcgataaatattgttgcacAATATGACAAAGAAAAGGATACCTATGAAAAGCCAGCTGTTGCATCTAATCTTGATACTTACGTAAAGTATATTGGCGaacttttaataacaaaatgcaTAAAAGAACATGACGATAACACgaaaacaaatacaaaaaattttttaaaactgttaacGGTTGATTATGGAGCAAGTGTTAACAAAACTGTAGTCGAATCTCAAACTCAATTTAGaagacaaaaaattacaaaacttcCTACAATGaaagatatacaaaaattgcGGAATCATCtattaaaagtgcaaaaagaatcatacaataatttgaaaaacaaatttttattgtctgaTTGGATTTCTCTTGGAGAAGCTACTTTAACatcaatacaattatttaatcgccGCCGGCCAGGAGAAACTGaacgaatattaatttctgattttaaaaattacgaaagaattaatgaaaatatcgaTACGTTCA TTGGAATGTGCACAAATGTTTTTACAGTTAAGAGAAGTAAAGCCAAAGTACACTTAAAAAATCCTTATTTATTTGGTATTCCAGGACAtgacaaaattattgataaacatTTACGTGCATATCGAGTTATGTTGCGTTTTGCTAAAGAGAGCAAAACCGAATTTCCTGACACGTTACGTGGCACTACACTTAGAAAACATATAGCCACTATGGGAATAACTCTTAATTTAACGGACAATCAGATTACAGATCTAGTCAATTTCATGGGCCATcatgaaaaaatacacaagGAAGTGTATAGAAAGCcggtaataattaaagatattacagAAGTCTCACAACTTTTAGAAGCTGCCCAAGGTGTGAGAGATGCAgcaaacaatttaattgatgaaaGCGACAGCGAAGctgaaagtgataaaaatatagaaatcaaagagaatgaaatatttaaagatagtTTGCAGCAATCGAGTGATA ActcaatgtataaaaaacgTACAAAAACTGAAACAAGAACGGTACAAAAAAAACGCAGATCAGAGg atgcatttgtgacGCCTGTTAAACGAGCAACTTGGACAcaagaagagaaaagaattgtattagaaacatttgaaaaacaattacaaaCTGATACACTAATAACTGGAAAAGAAATGCAGAATCTTATATCTAGTACTCCATGTCTAGCTAAACGAACAGTTCCTCAAATGAGAGTATGGTTACACacgcaaaaaaagaaattaaatttttaa
- the LOC136998690 gene encoding uncharacterized protein, with translation MPRVVLMRYKVHNKGNNIETIQQKNTYNAKSLNGKQKICMNDVCENKTVLHKNKTVLKRNKLKKKCEIKAFPIEKSKVSTKLNISENVTVSDISLSEISKMIDDEGSYQEKKLHPVTAVATNKCKITNIDTINTKFIIRGHSCIDDVKASPTEKSKLSTELNISENLTVSDISLSEISKMINDEGSYQEKKLDPVTAVATNKCKITNIDTINTTFFIRGQSCIDDVKDENCFLYTNTDVMSNINDFVKNDIRQRSELL, from the exons ATGCCACGAGTTGTACTAATGCGTTACAAAGTACATAATAAAGGAaacaatattgaaacaatacaacaaaaaaatacatataatg CTAAATCTTTGAACggcaaacaaaaaatttgcatgaaTGATGTTTGTGAGAATAAAACAGTATTACACAAGAATAAGACTGTTTTGAAAAGAAACAAACTTAAGAAAAAGTGTGAAATTAAAG CATTTCCAATAGAGAAGTCTAAAGTTTCTACAAAActgaatatttctgaaaatgtAACTGTATCAGATATTTCCTTATctgaaatatcaaaaatgatCGATGATGAAG GTAgttatcaagaaaaaaaattacatccaGTGACTGCAGTGGCAACAAATAA atgtaaaattactaatattgatacgataaatacaaaattcattATACGAGGACACTCATGCATTGATGATGTTAAAG CATCTCCAACAGAGAAGTCTAAACTTTCTACAGAActgaatatttctgaaaatttaactgtATCAGATATTTCCTTATctgaaatatcaaaaatgatCAATGATGAAG GTAgttatcaagaaaaaaaattagatccAGTAACTGCAGTGGCAACAAATAa atgtaaaattactaatattGACACGATAAATACAACATTCTTTATACGAGGACAATCATGCATTGATGATGTTAAAG acgaaaattgctttttatatacaaacacAGATGTCATGTCTAACATTAacgattttgttaaaaatgacataagacagcgctcggaatta ttataA
- the LOC136998691 gene encoding uncharacterized protein, whose product MQELWLARLEWDDSLPTDIQTRWVDYREQLTQLFEIRIPRWVGRHHENLGVEIHGFADASTRAYAAAVYLRVIHSFSEIRTHLLVARTKVAPIKTISIPRLELNAIVLLSRLITWVSTALDYGYVPRYGWTDSTVALAWVSQHPSRWKTYVANRVSEIQSVNPTIKWNHAPSEQNPADCASRGISTSDLKTHPLWWNGPLWLRQPSPAWPDQTKREGVTRTILTEAARASVQHVNGDPEWDLPDTYSTWTSLVRATANAKKFIAKLKARHTAHGNFESTLTCEELKNAELFWLTTVQTSQFALELESLQKTGSIHRSSRLKALQPFIGEDKLLHIGGRLERAFLSYAERHPIILADHRVVRLLISKTHKVTLHGGTQLTLRVLRQQYWIISARSLVKQHIRNCVICVRNRAKPLNQKMAALPARRVNPAPPFSSVGLDYAGPFLVTTHAARGQRTYKHFVAVFVCFVTKAVHLECVEDYSTSAFLAAFSRFTSRRGLPTHVHSDNGTNFQGADRELYRAWKSINNDEELRASVVNDKISWHFSPPAAPHFGGLWEAAVKGFKLHFKRIAGARTLSRAEFVTLLCKIEACLNSRPLAAQSDDPSDLAAITPGHFLIGRPLLAVPEESVAGANPGTLSRWQHVREMEESFWRRWSQEYLHSLQTRSKWTDAQANARIGELVLLKDKLLPPTQWKLARIVETHPGSDGLVRVVTLRTANSELRRPIVQTPINSRTKSLVCHVLCCTRRVQGGRYVREQQCEPFRSIKALSKDIVSR is encoded by the exons ATGCAAGAACTGTGGTTAGCTCGGCTTGAATGGGACGATTCACTCCCGACGGACATTCAGACCAGATGGGTCGATTATCGCGAACAACTCACGCAATTGTTCGAGATCCGAATCCCACGGTGGGTCGGGCGTCATCACGAGAACTTAGGGGTAGAGATTCACGGGTTTGCGGACGCTTCCACGCGCGCCTACGCGGCCGCCGTCTACCTTCGTGTCATTCATAGCTTCTCTGAAATTCGCACGCACTTACTCGTCGCGAGGACGAAAGTCGCGCCGATTAAAACAATCAGCATACCTCGATTGGAGTTGAACGCGATTGTGTTGCTGAGCCGACTAATCACGTGGGTCTCAACGGCGCTCGATTACGGATACGTTCCCCGATACGGATGGACCGACTCCACCGTCGCCCTAGCGTGGGTGTCACAACATCCTTCGCGTTGGAAAACATACGTGGCGAATCGCGTGTCAGAGATTCAATCGGTCAACCCGACGATAAAATGGAATCACGCCCCGTCAGAGCAAAACCCAGCTGATTGTGCGTCTCGAGGAATTTCTACGAGCGATCTCAAGACACACCCCCTGTGGTGGAATGGCCCTCTGTGGCTTCGTCAACCCTCCCCCGCTTGGCCAGATCAAACCAAGCGTGAAGGCGTTACCCGCACTATTCTGACGGAAGCCGCTCGCGCCTCCGTTCAGCATGTAAACGGGGATCCAGAGTGGGATCTTCCAGACACTTACTCGACATGGACTTCACTCGTTCGCGCTACCGCGAACGCTAAAAAATTCATTGCCAAATTAAAGGCGCGACATACAGCGCACGGAAACTTTGAATCAACTCTCACGTGCGAAGAACTGAAGAACGCGGAGCTCTTCTGGTTAACTACCGTGCAGACCTCACAATTCGCTCTCGAATTAGAGTCGCTGCAAAAAACTGGCTCGATCCATCGCTCCAGTCGTTTGAAGGCTCTTCAGCCTTTCATTGGGGAGGATAAACTGCTCCATATCGGCGGGCGATTAGAACGCGCCTTTCTTAGTTACGCCGAAAGGCATCCTATTATTTTAGCCGATCATAGGGTCGTACGCCTGCTCATTAGTAAGACTCATAAAGTGACATTGCACGGCGGGACGCAATTAACACTCCGCGTTCTCCGCCAACAATATTGGATCATCTCCGCTCGTTCGCTAGTGAAACAGCACATTCGGAACTGCGTTATCTGCGTGCGTAACCGTGCGAAACCGTTAAATCAGAAAATGGCGGCCCTTCCGGCACGCCGCGTTAACCCGGCCCCACCGTTCTCCAGCGTCGGTCTTGATTATGCCGGTCCATTTCTTGTAACCACGCATGCAGCGCGCGGTCAGCGCACTTACAAGCACTTCGTAGCAGTATTCGTCTGCTTCGTCACTAAGGCCGTTCACTTAGAATGTGTGGAAGACTACTCCACCTCAGCGTTTTTAGCGGCCTTTTCTCGTTTCACTAGCCGACGTGGACTCCCGACTCATGTCCATAGCGACAACGGCACGAATTTCCAAGGCGCTGACCGCGAACTGTATCGAGCATGGAAATCGATAAATAACGACGAAGAGCTGCGAGCGTCTGTCGTTAATGACAAAATTTCTTGGCACTTTTCTCCTCCCGCCGCGCCGCATTTCGGCGGCCTGTGGGAAGCGGCCGTGAAGGGCTTCAAACTCCATTTTAAACGCATCGCGGGCGCGCGCACGCTCTCGCGCGCGGAGTTCGTCACCTTGCTATGCAAAATAGAAGCGTGTTTGAACTCACGACCATTGGCCGCTCAGTCTGACGATCCATCGGATCTTGCCGCGATAACGCCCGGTCATTTTCTAATAGGCCGACCGCTCCTCGCCGTGCCGGAGGAATCTGTCGCCGGAGCGAATCCCGGAACGTTATCGCGATGGCAGCATGTCCGCGAAATGGAAGAGTCATTTTGGCGTCGCTGGTCGCAGGAATATCTGCACTCGCTGCAGACGCGATCCAAATGGACGGACGCGCAAGCCAATGCGCGAATCGGCGAGCTTGTCCTCCTCAAGGACAAATTACTTCCACCTACGCAGTGGAAACTCGCGCGCATCGTAGAGACTCACCCCGGCTCCGATGGCCTTGTAAGGGTAGTCACGCTACGCACTGCGAACTCAGAATTGCGCCGACCAATAGTACAG ACTCCGATAAATTCAAGGACCAAGTCTCTCGTTTGCCACGTCTTATGTTGCACCCGGAGAGTGCAAGGCGGGCGGTATGTTCGCGAGCAGCAGTGCGAACCTTTTAGAAGCATCAAGGCCTTGTCGAAGGACATAGTCAGCCGGTAA
- the LOC136998692 gene encoding uncharacterized protein, with product MLTTSVREQQCEPSRSIKALSKDIVSRSRDLLTIVIRGSISFSLEKDQRSGARSERESVSRKRETCERVLGRVGVRTESARLQVFAIRVKLNRPRGYDNSFSFHVSRDSAVQGAPQAPVTHCPLAPPKPRLVSLALITITRSRAVNASWPKVNPPVDRTSLTMTDATTGLIAEQQEVIAAIRRTLPNFKKTAKVNLTESKVRGRLSALEKLWDDCRRLQVKLIQTASDEERRTCGYFKDQEFLAAEEAYHEAVDHLHEAFGKFSGQQVEYKNTSTDSSCRDATAAAPMQLPRINLPKFNGKLTEWANFKGIFETLIADNDSLTAIQKLHYLKACVAEDAARLINNIQISESGYDATWRLLVDEYDNSFAIVTAHIRAFADMLAMRSESAAELKNLRDTASASLAALACMGRPVDTWDDLLVYIISRKFSDSTRREWNLRRGDFKDCPTYRDLSDFMTNRVRGLTAPPKYTEGSTPSARNERLRGSVHTVNSGKCAKCVGTHALHKCPSFLSQPIDSRWQTVKRHKLCCNCLRNGHFSSKCPTTSRCFRCKRAHHSTLHRDTAPSSEPHGTTSASDVVKPANQDDSKNSEAATVQSVAPEPSGPGAVLLATAWVSVKTAEGRTFQTRALLDQGSTFSFISEAFCQLLRTRRYQVNLPIRCFGEKYSGSARSCVQLKLSSRFADKPAFSLLAYSYQRITAYAASRMRPLHEWSHLRDLQLADPDPSSRHPIHLLIGADLYGTLLRNDLRQGPTGSPTAQATALGWIISGPTGPTRSSVAAAARFWTDEDIPSSSSRLTADEEKCENFFLATHSRDDSGRYTVRLPFKTDTPPEIEYAHFLKEYENLSHLEMVPLSEDPTRLPVYIPHHPVLRVTNTTTKLRVVFNASCRTSNGTSLNDHLLIGQKLQQDLAAILLRWRMFKVVCSADIEKMFRQIRIHTLDADYQRILWQPPGAESPHSYRLLTVTYGTASAPYLAMRVLRQLMADEGSRFPKAAAVLDKYIYVDDVLIGADTVAELIETRDQLIAMMNCGGFPLRKWSANTPDALRDLPAEIINAKQLSFEETGI from the exons ATGCTTACTACATCTGTTCGCGAGCAGCAGTGCGAACCTTCTAGAAGCATCAAGGCCTTGTCGAAGGACATAGTCAGCCG ATCGCGAGATCTATTGACAATTGTCATTCGTGGATCCATCTCCTTTTCGTTAGAAAAGGACCAACGTTCCGGAGCGCGCTCCGAACGAGAGTCAGTCAGTCGAAAGCGGGAAACGTGCGAGCGAGTATTAGGTCGTGTGGGAGTCAGAACGGAGTCCGCGCGATTACAGGTCTTCGCGATCCGCGTAAAAT TGAACAGACCACGCGGCTACGACAATTCCTTCTCTTTTCACGTCAGCCGTGATAGTGCCGTGCAGGGCGCCCCGCAGGCTCCAGTGACGCATTGCCCGCTCGCGCCTCCGAAACCACGACTCGTCTCGCTCGCACTCATAACCATCACTCGCTCTCGCGCAGTGAACGCAAGT TGGCCAAAGGTGAACCCTCCAGTTGATCGTACGTCCTTGACTATGACGGACGCGACGACGGGCTTGATTGCCGAGCAGCAGGAGGTGATCGCAGCGATCCGCCGCACTCTTCCGAATTTCAAGAAAACGGCTAAGGTCAACCTCACGGAATCCAAAGTCCGGGGCCGGCTATCCGCGCTGGAGAAACTCTGGGACGACTGTAGGCGTCTTCAAGTTAAACTCATCCAGACAGCGTCCGACGAGGAGCGACGGACATGCGGTTACTTCAAGGATCAGGAATTTCTGGCTGCAGAGGAGGCCTACCACGAGGCGGTTGATCATCTCCACGAGGCGTTTGGCAAGTTCAGTGGACAACAAGTAGAATATAAGAATACGAGTACCGACTCGTCTTGTCGCGACGCGACCGCTGCGGCTCCCATGCAGTTGCCACGCATCAATCTGCCAAAATTTAACGGAAAGCTCACGGAATGGGCGAATTTCAAAGGTATTTTCGAAACCTTAATTGCCGATAACGATTCTTTGACAGCCATTCAGAAGCTGCACTATCTGAAGGCGTGCGTCGCGGAAGACGCCGcccgattaattaataacattcaAATTTCCGAATCGGGATACGATGCGACATGGCGACTGCTAGTGGATGAATACGACAACTCGTTCGCGATAGTGACCGCGCACATACGAGCGTTCGCGGACATGCTTGCCATGCGTTCCGAAAGCGCCGCCGAGCTGAAAAATCTTCGCGACACCGCGTCTGCCTCGCTTGCTGCACTCGCGTGCATGGGCCGTCCCGTCGACACGTGGGACGACCTGCtcgtttatataatttccCGAAAATTTAGCGATAGCACGCGGCGTGAGTGGAACCTCCGGCGTGGAGATTTCAAGGATTGTCCGACTTATCGCGATCTTTCAGATTTTATGACGAATCGAGTTCGCGGACTAACGGCACCGCCAAAATATACGGAAGGATCGACTCCTTCCGCGCGAAATGAAAGACTTCGTGGATCGGTTCATACAGTGAATAGCGGTAAATGCGCGAAGTGCGTCGGAACTCATGCGTTGCACAAGTGCCCCTCGTTCCTAAGCCAACCGATTGATTCGCGATGGCAAACCGTCAAAAGGCATAAGTTATGCTGCAATTGTTTGCGAAACGGGCATTTTTCGTCAAAGTGCCCCACGACGTCGCGTTGCTTCCGATGTAAGCGCGCGCATCACTCTACGCTGCATCGCGACACGGCTCCGTCAAGCGAACCACACGGAACAACGTCCGCTTCCGACGTTGTTAAGCCCGCGAATCAAGACGATTCAAAGAACTCAGAGGCTGCGACAGTGCAGTCCGTCGCACCGGAACCGTCCGGTCCCGGTGCTGTTTTACTAGCGACCGCGTGGGTTAGCGTAAAGACCGCGGAAGGTCGCACCTTCCAAACACGCGCGCTACTCGACCAAGGGTCGACCTTCAGCTTCATCTCGGAAGCTTTCTGTCAGTTATTGCGAACCAGACGGTATCAAGTAAATTTGCCGATTCGATGTTTTGGGGAGAAATACAGCGGCTCAGCGCGCTCGTGCGTTCAATTGAAACTTTCATCGCGCTTCGCGGATAAGCccgctttctctcttctcgcgTACTCATACCAAAGAATCACGGCGTACGCGGCTTCCCGCATGCGACCGCTTCACGAGTGGTCGCATTTGCGCGATCTGCAGCTGGCAGATCCGGATCCGTCATCCCGCCATCCAATACATCTATTGATAGGCGCGGATCTGTACGGAACATTGCTTCGCAATGATTTGCGTCAAGGGCCTACAGGCTCTCCGACCGCTCAAGCCACCGCTCTCGGGTGGATCATCTCGGGGCCCACAGGACCGACCAGGTCTTCTGTCGCGGCCGCCGCA AGATTCTGGACGGACGAGGACATCCCGTCGTCGTCCTCTCGGTTGACAGCCGACGAGGAGAAGTGcgaaaatttctttctcgcgACTCACTCGCGAGACGATTCCGGCCGTTACACGGTCCGGCTTCCCTTCAAAACGGACACGCCGCCTGAAATCG AGTACGCTCACTTCCTGAAGGAGTACGAAAACCTCTCGCACTTGGAGATGGTTCCGCTCAGCGAAGATCCAACGCGTCTGCCGGTGTACATTCCGCACCACCCCGTGTTGCGGGTAACAAACACGACTACCAAGTTACGGGTAGTCTTCAACGCTTCGTGTCGTACGTCGAACGGCACGTCCTTGAACGACCATCTATTGATCGGTCAGAAACTTCAACAAGATCTCGCTGCAATTCTCTTGCGATGGAGAATGTTCAAGGTGGTTTGCTCTGCGGACATCGAGAAGATGTTCCGGCAAATCCGCATTCATACGCTTGACGCTGATTATCAGCGTATATTGTGGCAGCCGCCGGGCGCAGAATCCCCACACAGTTACCGTCTTCTTACGGTTACCTACGGCACCGCGTCAGCGCCATACTTGGCGATGCGCGTACTACGTCAGCTAATGGCTGACGAGGGATCACGATTTCCTAAGGCCGCCGCGGTGTTGGACAAATACATCTACGTAGATGATGTGCTCATCGGAGCGGATACCGTCGCGGAGCTCATCGAGACACGCGATCAGCTGATTGCAATGATGAATTGTGGCGGATTTCCGTTACGTAAATGGAGCGCGAACACACCGGACGCACTTCGGGATCTACCCGCCGAAATCATTAACGCGAAACAGCTGTCCTTCGAGGAAACCGGAATATAA
- the LOC136998693 gene encoding uncharacterized protein — protein sequence MESISLSEAKTKRKTIKSSLTRHKNALENFDVTQDSRHDITERKKKLSDLWDLFDNVQSRIELLENQEPSTSNNDELLIQQEQHRTNFESTYFNLMSRCESFLEYFSQLDAQASRIHENVVRGPTPRESRVRLPKIERPVFSGSYDNWYSYQNVFEKLIHDNESLTDIEKFHYLRSSLKDKTAEIIKSIETTTDNYNDAWAAIKERFDNKRWIIHKHIRAIFAVPTLSKENHGLLRELLDTILKHLRALKALKKPTDAWDDLIIHIIVSKLDPTTGKA from the coding sequence ATGGAGTCGATATCATTATCAGAAGCTAAAACCAAACGAAAGACCATTAAATCATCGCTAACTCGTCACAAGAACGCACTAGAGAATTTTGATGTAACACAAGATTCACGACATGACATCACTGAAcgcaaaaagaaattatctgATTTATGGGATCTATTTGACAATGTACAATCACGAATAGAATTACTTGAAAACCAAGAGCCATCTACTTCAAACAACGATGAGCTTCTCATTCAACAAGAACAGCATAGAACAAATTTCGAGTctacatatttcaatttaatgtCACGCTGTGAATCTTTTCTTGAATATTTCAGTCAGCTTGATGCTCAAGCGTCAAGAATCCATGAAAATGTTGTACGTGGTCCTACACCTAGGGAATCACGAGTTAGATTGCCTAAAATTGAGCGTCCAGTGTTTTCAGGTTCCTATGATAATTGGTATTCCTAtcaaaatgtatttgaaaaattgatacatGACAATGAGAGTTTAACAgacattgaaaaatttcacTATTTGAGATCATCTCTCAAGGACAAGACAgctgaaattataaaatcaattgaaACCACGACTGATAATTATAACGATGCTTGGGCAGCTATCAAGGAACGTTTTGATAACAAACGTTGGATAATACACAAACACATCAGAGCCATCTTTGCCGTTCCAACGCTGTCCAAGGAAAATCATGGTCTTTTACGTGAGCTATTGGACACTATTTTAAAACACTTGCGTGCTCTCAAGGCTTTAAAAAAACCTACAGATGCGTGGGATGACTTGATCATTCACATCATTGTCTCAAAACTTGATCCAACAACGGGTAAAGCGTGA